From a region of the Streptomyces caniferus genome:
- a CDS encoding DUF4232 domain-containing protein, with product MPRSHTHSEAVIETGAGTAAGAPRGSHGVRRRTLRIAAAGLTAVAALTLTACGGQDNALQTSAAKPFNPAPQGPEAPNAQGAEIAQGGTHTGSGRAEQASAGHGGNGARTVVGTKATGTGPRGRSGGVPGVRHTACDAAKIRIVVRPLTRPVNHLLLEATNTSGALCDLYSVPNLRFDETQSTLDELPDSRPQAVVTLAPGESGYAGVQTSSADGSGRNGRTMRSLSISLPGRDGKGSIGGSASVALPGGSVYVDDSAWVTYWQSDASEAAAW from the coding sequence ATGCCGCGCAGCCACACGCACTCCGAAGCCGTCATCGAGACCGGCGCCGGCACCGCCGCCGGTGCCCCTCGCGGGTCCCATGGCGTGCGCCGCCGTACGCTGCGGATCGCCGCGGCCGGGCTGACCGCCGTCGCCGCGCTCACCCTCACCGCCTGCGGCGGCCAGGACAACGCGCTGCAGACCAGCGCCGCCAAGCCGTTCAACCCGGCGCCCCAGGGCCCTGAGGCCCCGAACGCGCAGGGTGCGGAGATCGCGCAGGGCGGCACGCACACCGGCAGCGGCCGGGCGGAGCAGGCGTCCGCGGGGCACGGCGGCAACGGCGCCCGAACGGTTGTGGGCACGAAGGCCACCGGTACGGGCCCGCGGGGCAGGTCCGGCGGCGTCCCCGGCGTCCGGCACACCGCCTGCGACGCCGCGAAGATCCGTATCGTCGTCAGGCCGCTGACCCGGCCGGTCAACCACCTGCTGCTGGAGGCCACCAACACCTCCGGCGCCCTCTGCGACCTCTACTCCGTCCCCAACCTGCGGTTCGACGAGACGCAGTCCACGCTCGACGAACTGCCGGACAGCAGGCCGCAGGCCGTGGTCACCCTCGCCCCCGGCGAGTCCGGCTACGCCGGCGTGCAGACCTCGTCCGCCGACGGCTCCGGCCGCAACGGCCGCACCATGCGGTCGCTGTCCATCAGCCTCCCCGGCCGCGACGGCAAGGGCAGCATCGGCGGCTCGGCGTCGGTGGCGCTCCCCGGCGGCTCGGTGTACGTGGACGACAGCGCGTGGGTGACGTACTGGCAGTCCGACGCGAGCGAGGCAGCGGCCTGGTGA
- a CDS encoding maleylpyruvate isomerase family mycothiol-dependent enzyme, with protein MTVHPSLQSSIDAWTHSIEAITELVTPLVEGEWNGATGLPGWSVRDVVSHVIGLECEMLGDPRPIHTLPRDLYHVRSESARRMEVQVDVRRHHTAPEMLSELEYTVIRRSRQLRNESRQPDAVVRSPLGEDRSLEFVLQQRAFDVWVHEQDLRRVLGKPGNLDSPGAYVTRDLLVKALPGIVAKRAQAPADSAVVFDVSGPLEFLRTVRLDAEGKATIDGSVSLGPTVTLALDWDTFHQLACGRVRPAAVAEQIKIDGDNALAQSILDNLAVTP; from the coding sequence GTGACCGTCCATCCCAGCCTTCAGTCCTCCATCGATGCCTGGACTCACTCCATAGAAGCGATAACCGAGCTGGTCACTCCGCTCGTCGAGGGCGAGTGGAACGGGGCGACGGGCCTCCCAGGATGGTCTGTTCGCGATGTGGTCTCCCATGTCATCGGCCTGGAATGCGAAATGCTGGGCGACCCTCGGCCGATCCATACGCTGCCGCGCGACCTCTACCACGTACGCAGCGAATCGGCGCGACGGATGGAGGTGCAGGTCGACGTCCGACGGCACCACACCGCGCCGGAGATGCTCAGCGAGCTCGAATACACCGTCATCCGCCGTTCCCGGCAGCTGCGCAACGAGTCCCGTCAGCCGGACGCCGTGGTGCGCAGCCCGCTCGGTGAGGACCGTTCGCTGGAATTCGTCCTGCAGCAGCGGGCCTTCGACGTCTGGGTCCATGAGCAGGACCTGCGCCGGGTACTCGGCAAGCCCGGCAATCTCGACTCCCCCGGCGCGTATGTGACCCGCGATCTGCTGGTGAAGGCGCTGCCCGGCATCGTGGCCAAGAGGGCCCAGGCACCCGCCGATTCTGCCGTGGTCTTCGATGTCAGCGGGCCGCTGGAATTCCTGCGCACGGTCCGCCTCGACGCCGAGGGCAAGGCCACGATCGACGGCAGCGTCTCGCTCGGCCCGACCGTGACGCTCGCCCTGGACTGGGACACCTTCCACCAGCTGGCCTGCGGCCGGGTCCGCCCGGCAGCCGTCGCCGAACAGATCAAGATCGACGGCGACAATGCGCTGGCCCAGTCGATCCTGGACAATCTCGCCGTCACGCCGTAG
- a CDS encoding helix-turn-helix domain-containing protein, giving the protein MRDVPGNQNHGPHVRRKPLAPLPDELSGPVRDFVAALRRMHGELGYSLKQLEGRLPASRSSLSRYLRGQSLPDERLLVQWCKLSFTGEDRLPALVELLHRALESADSGERGTADPDEAGAVASDAREAPTQRDGAPEAETIGTGSAAGPAAGATPTAGRHRLRPVLAALGAVVVVAAAALAVPALTGPDGTSDGDGDGRSQGSQAAASATGSARITVHNIERDCQHRRTEDCSLGLAGDPSRLYRRSNIVGHVWHGDVLRAVCRIANGVTVTDEVGGHSSMWFRVDHDGKQVWVPGIRIRPEQLENTELPTCPE; this is encoded by the coding sequence ATGCGAGACGTGCCTGGCAATCAGAACCACGGCCCTCATGTCCGCCGTAAGCCCTTAGCCCCTCTGCCCGACGAACTCTCCGGCCCGGTGCGCGACTTCGTCGCCGCCCTGCGCCGCATGCACGGCGAACTCGGCTACAGCCTCAAGCAGTTGGAGGGCCGGCTGCCCGCCAGTCGCTCGTCCCTCTCACGCTATCTGCGCGGCCAGAGCCTGCCGGACGAACGACTGCTGGTGCAGTGGTGCAAGCTCTCCTTCACCGGTGAAGACCGGCTGCCCGCCCTTGTCGAACTGCTGCACCGCGCCCTGGAGTCGGCTGACTCCGGCGAGCGGGGAACGGCGGATCCGGACGAGGCGGGAGCAGTGGCGTCGGACGCGCGGGAAGCGCCGACGCAGCGGGACGGGGCGCCCGAGGCGGAGACCATCGGGACCGGTTCCGCAGCCGGCCCCGCAGCCGGAGCCACGCCGACGGCCGGGCGGCACCGGCTGCGGCCGGTGCTCGCCGCGCTCGGGGCCGTCGTGGTGGTCGCCGCGGCGGCGCTGGCCGTACCGGCCCTGACCGGCCCCGACGGCACCTCGGACGGCGACGGCGACGGCCGGTCGCAGGGCTCGCAGGCCGCGGCATCGGCCACCGGGTCCGCCCGGATCACCGTCCACAACATCGAACGGGACTGTCAGCACCGGCGCACCGAGGACTGCTCACTCGGCCTGGCCGGCGACCCGTCCCGGCTCTATCGCCGCTCCAACATCGTGGGTCATGTCTGGCACGGAGACGTCCTGCGCGCCGTCTGCCGGATCGCCAATGGGGTCACGGTCACGGACGAGGTGGGCGGGCACAGCAGCATGTGGTTCCGGGTCGATCACGACGGCAAGCAGGTGTGGGTACCCGGCATCCGTATTCGCCCGGAACAGCTGGAGAACACCGAGCTGCCCACCTGCCCGGAGTGA
- a CDS encoding DUF4232 domain-containing protein: MTARRSRSRSAAYAALALGLVGSLALTGCNSHSSKKSKKSSSSFSKSKKRRITGGGAAAAGAGAATSRRVPDCYPSTYKVTFSQQTGPKSHVAVKFKNSSSRDCKLYNAPLLRFNNAKDPLPLLQGTPGHLDGTRITVPAHGYAYAVIPTTTAATKGTGQKSVTIDFMGISASSVTHGPVTVNFAEKRLNISVGKSKVTNWSSSIHGAQLAGGVGN, encoded by the coding sequence ATGACCGCACGCCGCTCCCGCAGCCGTTCCGCCGCGTACGCCGCACTGGCCCTCGGACTGGTCGGCTCGCTCGCGCTGACGGGCTGCAACAGCCACTCCTCGAAGAAGTCGAAGAAGTCCTCCTCCTCGTTCTCGAAGAGCAAGAAGCGCAGGATCACCGGCGGGGGTGCGGCCGCGGCGGGCGCGGGGGCAGCGACGTCCCGGCGGGTGCCCGACTGCTACCCCAGCACGTACAAGGTCACGTTCTCCCAGCAGACCGGCCCGAAGAGCCATGTGGCGGTGAAGTTCAAGAACTCCAGCAGCCGCGACTGCAAGCTCTACAACGCGCCGCTGCTGCGCTTCAACAACGCCAAGGACCCGCTGCCCCTGCTGCAGGGCACGCCCGGCCACCTCGACGGCACCCGCATCACCGTGCCCGCCCACGGCTACGCCTACGCGGTCATCCCGACCACCACCGCAGCCACCAAGGGCACCGGGCAGAAGTCGGTGACCATCGACTTCATGGGCATCTCGGCGAGCTCCGTCACCCACGGTCCGGTCACCGTCAACTTCGCCGAGAAGCGCCTCAACATCTCGGTCGGCAAGAGCAAGGTCACCAACTGGAGCTCGAGCATTCACGGAGCTCAACTGGCCGGCGGCGTCGGGAACTAG
- a CDS encoding VOC family protein, producing MTDNLSDPTPVPQVWPTLRAHDARALIRFLVEAFGFEETVVYGEGERVEHAQLSWPEGGGIMFGSVKDADQDRWPLRPGTFGAYVVTDHPDELCARARAAGAEITDELTDTEYGSRGFGARDPEGNRWSFGTYRGEPRKA from the coding sequence ATGACCGACAACCTGTCCGACCCCACCCCCGTACCCCAGGTATGGCCGACGCTGCGGGCCCACGACGCCCGGGCCCTGATCCGCTTCCTGGTCGAGGCGTTCGGCTTCGAGGAGACCGTGGTCTACGGCGAGGGGGAACGTGTCGAGCACGCCCAGCTCTCCTGGCCGGAAGGCGGCGGCATCATGTTCGGCTCCGTCAAGGACGCGGACCAGGACCGCTGGCCGCTGCGGCCGGGGACGTTCGGGGCCTATGTGGTCACCGATCACCCCGACGAGCTGTGTGCCCGCGCCCGAGCGGCCGGGGCGGAGATCACCGATGAGCTGACCGACACCGAGTACGGGTCGCGGGGCTTCGGCGCCCGCGACCCGGAGGGCAACCGCTGGTCGTTCGGTACCTATCGCGGTGAGCCGCGGAAGGCCTAG
- a CDS encoding MFS transporter: MAVWGIGVAVYFVAITYRTSLGVAGLDAAERFHINASALSTFSILQLLVYAGMQIPVGLMVDRLGPKKVLTLGVVLYTVGQFGFALSSSYAMALGSRALLGCGDAMTFISVLRLGSRWFPARRGPMIAQIAALVGMAGNLISTLILARFLHTFGWTPTFASSAAGGIVVLIVLLLFLKDHPQGFEPPPAPTEHTGAGFVRRQIVDAWREPGTRLGMWVHFTTQFPAMVFLLLWGLPFLVEAQGLSRGTAGELLTLVVLSNMAVGLIYGQVIARHHAARTPLALGTVGATALMWAVVLCWPADHAPMGLLIALCTVLGACGPASMIGFDFARPANPPERQGTASGIVNMGGFTASMTTLFAIGVLLDATGDNYRIAFASIFVLEATGVSQILRLRRRAARRERERLVVSRVEAVHVPV, encoded by the coding sequence ATGGCGGTCTGGGGCATCGGCGTGGCGGTCTACTTCGTCGCGATCACCTACCGCACCAGCCTCGGCGTGGCAGGCCTGGACGCCGCCGAGCGCTTCCACATCAACGCCTCCGCGCTCTCGACGTTCTCCATCCTTCAGCTGCTGGTGTACGCGGGGATGCAGATCCCCGTCGGCCTGATGGTCGACCGGCTCGGCCCCAAGAAGGTGCTGACCCTCGGCGTCGTGCTCTACACCGTCGGCCAGTTCGGCTTTGCGCTCTCCTCGTCCTACGCCATGGCGCTCGGCTCCCGGGCGCTGCTCGGCTGCGGGGATGCGATGACCTTCATCAGCGTGCTGCGGCTGGGCTCCCGGTGGTTCCCGGCCCGCCGCGGCCCGATGATCGCGCAGATCGCCGCGCTCGTGGGCATGGCGGGCAACCTGATCTCCACGCTCATCCTCGCCCGCTTCCTGCACACCTTCGGCTGGACGCCGACCTTCGCCTCCAGCGCCGCCGGCGGCATCGTCGTGCTGATCGTGCTGCTGCTCTTCCTCAAGGACCACCCCCAGGGCTTCGAGCCGCCGCCCGCACCCACCGAGCACACCGGCGCCGGGTTCGTGCGCCGGCAGATCGTGGACGCCTGGCGGGAGCCCGGGACCCGGCTGGGCATGTGGGTGCACTTCACCACTCAGTTCCCCGCGATGGTGTTCCTGCTGCTCTGGGGCCTGCCGTTCCTCGTCGAGGCGCAGGGCCTGTCGCGCGGCACCGCCGGTGAACTGCTCACCCTCGTGGTGCTCTCCAACATGGCGGTGGGCCTGATCTACGGCCAGGTCATCGCCCGCCACCACGCGGCCCGTACGCCGCTGGCTCTGGGCACCGTCGGCGCCACGGCTCTGATGTGGGCGGTCGTTCTGTGCTGGCCGGCCGATCATGCGCCGATGGGGCTGCTGATCGCGCTGTGCACGGTGCTGGGCGCCTGCGGCCCCGCCTCGATGATCGGCTTCGACTTCGCGCGGCCCGCCAACCCGCCGGAGCGTCAGGGCACCGCGTCCGGCATCGTCAACATGGGCGGCTTCACGGCCTCGATGACGACCCTGTTCGCGATCGGCGTCCTCCTGGACGCGACCGGCGACAACTACCGGATCGCCTTTGCCTCGATCTTCGTGCTGGAAGCGACCGGGGTCTCCCAGATCCTGCGGCTGCGGCGGCGCGCGGCGCGGCGCGAGCGCGAACGGCTGGTCGTCAGCCGGGTCGAGGCGGTCCACGTTCCCGTGTGA
- a CDS encoding LURP-one-related/scramblase family protein, whose amino-acid sequence MQQSPGGPPPHSGKYVVRDRIFGIGDDYWIDDEHGRHAFLVDGKALRLRETFELKDTERRVLITIRKKMLSVRDTMTIERDDKPLATIKRKRLSLLRNHYRVALVDGTELDVSGKILDREFAVEYDGELLAEISRRWLTVGDTYVVNVVRDDAGPALLIAVAVCVIRLAERERGDD is encoded by the coding sequence ATGCAGCAATCTCCCGGGGGACCGCCCCCGCACTCGGGCAAGTACGTGGTGCGCGACCGTATCTTCGGCATCGGCGACGACTACTGGATCGACGACGAGCACGGGCGGCACGCCTTCCTCGTGGACGGAAAGGCGCTGCGGCTTCGGGAGACCTTCGAGCTGAAGGACACCGAGCGGCGGGTGCTGATCACCATCCGCAAGAAGATGCTCAGCGTGCGCGACACGATGACCATCGAGCGGGACGACAAGCCGCTGGCCACCATCAAGCGCAAGCGGCTCTCGCTGCTGCGCAACCACTACCGCGTCGCGCTGGTGGACGGCACCGAGCTGGATGTCAGCGGAAAGATCCTGGACCGGGAGTTCGCGGTCGAGTACGACGGCGAACTGCTCGCGGAGATCTCGCGGCGCTGGCTGACCGTAGGTGACACCTATGTGGTCAACGTCGTACGGGACGACGCGGGCCCGGCGCTGCTGATCGCCGTCGCGGTGTGTGTGATCCGGCTGGCGGAACGGGAACGCGGCGACGACTGA
- a CDS encoding GntR family transcriptional regulator — MPSAATPTAPVREPAKQPPAAERVYAHIKDAVLDRRYEGGMLLTEGELADAMGVSRTPVREALLRLEVEGLIKLYPKKGALVLPVSAQEIADVVETRLLVEKHAAAKAVPVSEALIGELTELLETMREQAASGDLTAVSVTDRAFHAAIVRSAGNQILERLYEQLRDRQLRMGVAVMHAHPDRIAKNITEHAEILEALRAGDADAATDAVQRHVSWVRNLAQGDVR, encoded by the coding sequence ATGCCCTCCGCCGCCACGCCCACCGCTCCTGTCAGAGAGCCCGCCAAGCAGCCGCCCGCCGCCGAACGGGTCTATGCGCACATCAAGGACGCCGTCCTGGACCGCCGCTACGAGGGCGGGATGCTGCTCACCGAGGGTGAGCTGGCCGACGCGATGGGGGTGTCGCGGACGCCGGTGCGTGAGGCGCTGCTGCGGCTGGAGGTCGAGGGGCTGATCAAGCTCTACCCGAAGAAGGGCGCCCTGGTGCTGCCGGTCTCCGCGCAGGAGATCGCGGATGTCGTCGAGACCCGGCTGCTGGTGGAGAAGCATGCCGCGGCCAAGGCGGTGCCCGTGAGCGAGGCGCTGATCGGCGAGCTGACCGAGCTGCTGGAGACGATGCGGGAACAGGCCGCATCCGGTGATCTGACGGCCGTCTCCGTCACCGACCGCGCCTTCCATGCCGCCATTGTGCGCAGCGCCGGCAATCAGATCCTGGAGCGCCTCTACGAGCAGCTGCGCGACCGCCAGTTGCGGATGGGGGTCGCGGTGATGCACGCCCACCCGGACCGGATCGCCAAGAACATCACCGAACACGCGGAGATCCTCGAGGCCCTGCGGGCAGGGGATGCGGACGCCGCGACCGACGCCGTGCAGCGGCACGTCAGCTGGGTCCGTAACCTCGCGCAGGGAGACGTGCGATGA
- a CDS encoding GNAT family N-acetyltransferase produces the protein MSSEMIIRRYEASDQGVVTDLWARAVQQAHPFPDGEGRGERARILPQMDLAAAENWVAEREGTVVGLLGVLRDGSGRGSGDGGAVGGLFVAPEAQRAGIGRELVEHAAAVHGALTLEVFEENDLARGFFTHLGFMECGRRTDEETGRPLVVLERSAPLHSVSWLHVRDGRLLSVRTRGNDTFYLPGGKYEPGETAREALSRELREELGLVVPVEELSEAFVIHAVAHGKNGRRLRMTCFTGGPQDIAPAPGREIAEYAWFDRREARERCAPAHAQVVNRLVAQGRMPG, from the coding sequence ATGAGCAGCGAAATGATCATTCGACGCTACGAGGCCTCCGACCAGGGTGTGGTCACCGATCTGTGGGCCCGGGCCGTACAGCAGGCACATCCGTTCCCCGACGGGGAGGGCCGGGGCGAACGCGCCCGGATCCTCCCTCAGATGGACCTCGCCGCAGCGGAGAACTGGGTCGCGGAGCGGGAGGGAACCGTCGTCGGGCTGCTGGGAGTGCTGCGCGACGGGTCCGGCCGCGGGAGCGGGGACGGAGGTGCGGTCGGTGGGTTGTTCGTGGCACCGGAAGCCCAAAGGGCCGGGATCGGGCGGGAGTTGGTGGAGCATGCGGCGGCGGTGCACGGTGCGCTGACCCTGGAGGTCTTCGAGGAAAACGACCTCGCCCGCGGCTTCTTCACGCACCTGGGCTTCATGGAGTGCGGGCGGCGGACGGACGAGGAGACCGGCCGTCCGCTGGTCGTCCTGGAGCGGTCCGCGCCACTGCATTCGGTGAGCTGGCTGCATGTGCGCGACGGGCGGCTGCTGAGCGTACGGACACGGGGGAACGACACGTTCTACCTCCCGGGCGGCAAGTACGAGCCCGGGGAGACCGCACGGGAGGCGTTGTCGCGTGAGCTCCGTGAGGAGCTCGGCCTGGTGGTGCCCGTCGAGGAGCTGTCGGAGGCGTTTGTCATCCATGCCGTCGCCCATGGCAAGAACGGGCGCCGGCTGCGCATGACCTGCTTCACCGGCGGGCCCCAGGACATCGCACCGGCCCCCGGACGGGAGATCGCGGAGTATGCCTGGTTCGACCGCCGGGAGGCGCGGGAGCGCTGTGCCCCCGCCCATGCGCAGGTCGTGAACCGTCTGGTCGCCCAGGGGCGGATGCCGGGCTGA
- a CDS encoding NHL domain-containing thioredoxin family protein, with protein sequence MASRARVRAPELIGKGGWLNTGNKDLTLSDLRGRIVVLDFWTFCCVNCLHVLDELRELEERHRDTVVIIGVHSPKFVHEAEHQAVVDAVERYGVEHPVLDDPELATWKQYAVRAWPTLVVIDPEGYVVAQHAGEGHAHAIEKLVEELEAEHAAKGTLRRGDGPYVPPEPVAGDLRFPGKAVRLPTGSFLVSDTTRHQLVELAADGERVLRRIGTGERGLTPDSFNEPQGLALLPDGRVAVADTVNHAIRVFDPETGALETVAGTGKQWWQGSPTSGPARDVDLSSPWDLAWWQDRLWIAMAGVHQLWIYDPAADTVEVAAGTTNEGLVDGPAAEAWFAQPSGLAAAGDRLWIADSETSAVRWAERAEAGDGYVIRTAVGTGLFDFGHRDGAAEEALLQHPLGVTALPDGSVAIADTYNHALRRFDPATGEVTTLATDLREPSAAVLVDDDIVVVESARHRLTRLRLPEEAVRVESVAHRTQRAATEVAPGALRLDVVFQAPAGQKLDTRYGPSTRLVVSATPPELLAEGAGAGTDLARDLVLADGLTEGVLHVSAMAASCDDAPDIEYPACHVHQQDWGVPVRIAEGGVSRLGLVLAGLDAE encoded by the coding sequence ATGGCTTCACGTGCACGCGTCCGAGCCCCCGAGCTGATCGGCAAGGGTGGCTGGCTGAACACCGGTAACAAGGATCTCACCCTCTCCGACCTGCGAGGACGCATCGTCGTCCTGGATTTCTGGACGTTCTGCTGTGTGAACTGTCTGCACGTCCTGGACGAGCTGCGGGAGCTGGAGGAGCGCCACCGCGACACCGTCGTGATCATCGGTGTGCACTCCCCGAAGTTCGTGCACGAGGCCGAGCACCAGGCGGTCGTGGACGCCGTGGAGCGCTACGGAGTCGAGCACCCGGTCCTCGACGACCCTGAGCTCGCCACCTGGAAGCAGTACGCGGTCCGGGCCTGGCCGACGCTCGTGGTGATCGACCCCGAGGGCTATGTCGTCGCCCAGCACGCCGGCGAGGGCCATGCGCACGCCATCGAGAAGCTCGTCGAGGAGCTGGAGGCCGAGCACGCGGCGAAGGGCACGCTGCGCCGCGGCGACGGCCCCTACGTCCCGCCGGAGCCGGTGGCCGGCGATCTGCGCTTCCCCGGCAAGGCGGTCCGGCTGCCCACCGGCAGTTTCCTCGTCTCGGACACCACCCGGCATCAGCTCGTGGAGCTGGCCGCGGACGGCGAGCGGGTGCTGCGGCGGATCGGCACCGGCGAGCGCGGTCTGACTCCGGACTCCTTCAACGAACCGCAGGGCCTGGCGCTGCTGCCCGACGGACGGGTGGCCGTCGCGGACACCGTCAACCACGCCATCCGCGTCTTCGACCCGGAGACCGGTGCGCTGGAGACGGTGGCCGGCACGGGGAAGCAGTGGTGGCAGGGCTCGCCGACGTCCGGACCGGCGCGTGACGTGGATCTTTCCTCGCCGTGGGACCTCGCCTGGTGGCAGGACCGGCTGTGGATCGCCATGGCCGGGGTGCACCAGCTGTGGATCTACGACCCGGCCGCAGACACGGTCGAGGTCGCGGCCGGCACGACCAACGAGGGGCTGGTGGACGGGCCGGCGGCCGAGGCATGGTTCGCCCAGCCGTCCGGCCTCGCGGCGGCCGGCGACCGGCTGTGGATCGCGGACTCGGAGACCAGCGCCGTCCGCTGGGCGGAGCGCGCCGAGGCGGGCGACGGCTATGTGATCCGTACGGCCGTCGGCACCGGCCTCTTCGACTTCGGGCACCGCGACGGCGCGGCCGAGGAGGCGCTGCTGCAGCACCCACTGGGCGTGACCGCCCTGCCCGACGGCTCGGTCGCCATCGCGGACACCTACAACCACGCACTGCGCCGTTTCGACCCCGCGACGGGCGAGGTGACGACGCTGGCGACGGATCTGCGCGAGCCCTCCGCCGCGGTGCTCGTCGACGACGACATCGTGGTGGTGGAGTCGGCGCGGCACCGGCTGACCCGGCTGCGGCTGCCCGAGGAGGCGGTCCGGGTCGAGTCGGTGGCGCACCGCACCCAGCGCGCGGCCACCGAGGTCGCCCCCGGCGCGCTGCGGCTGGACGTGGTCTTCCAGGCGCCGGCCGGCCAGAAGCTCGACACCCGTTACGGCCCCTCGACGCGGCTGGTGGTCAGCGCGACACCGCCGGAGCTGCTCGCCGAGGGCGCGGGCGCGGGCACCGATCTCGCCCGGGACCTGGTGCTCGCGGACGGGCTGACCGAGGGGGTGCTGCATGTCTCGGCGATGGCCGCGTCCTGCGACGACGCCCCGGACATCGAATACCCCGCCTGTCATGTGCACCAGCAGGACTGGGGCGTCCCGGTCCGGATCGCCGAGGGCGGAGTGTCCCGGCTGGGGCTCGTGCTGGCGGGGCTGGACGCCGAGTAG
- a CDS encoding AraC family transcriptional regulator: MDEHPLARPAPALRPYVSAYAGYRQAGVPPGRHRGLPSPRLTLIFTLDEPLTLAGHPDPGQAPGTYGALLGGLHTRPALITHQGRQSGIQVGLHPLGARALLGLPAGELASLDLPADVVLGQQGTDVGERLRTARSWTERFALLDDFLLRRLSLGPDGPGAAPEVVRAWRLLAQSRGTATVATLAEDIGWSTRHLTARFRQETGLTPKTAARVIRFDRARRLLGAAARAGTPPPLAHLAVRCGYFDQAHLARDFRSLAGCPPSQWLVEEFRNVQAPGDAIEEC; this comes from the coding sequence GTGGACGAGCATCCGCTCGCCCGCCCCGCGCCTGCGCTGCGGCCGTACGTCAGCGCGTACGCCGGATACCGGCAGGCCGGGGTCCCACCGGGTCGGCACCGTGGCCTTCCGTCGCCGCGGCTGACCCTGATCTTCACCCTCGACGAGCCGCTCACACTGGCCGGCCACCCCGACCCTGGGCAGGCTCCCGGCACCTACGGCGCTCTCCTCGGCGGTCTGCACACCCGCCCCGCGCTGATCACTCATCAGGGCCGCCAGTCCGGTATCCAGGTCGGTCTGCACCCGCTGGGCGCCCGTGCCTTGTTGGGGCTGCCCGCCGGAGAACTGGCGAGCCTCGACCTTCCCGCGGACGTGGTGCTCGGACAGCAGGGTACGGACGTGGGCGAACGGTTGCGGACGGCCCGCAGCTGGACGGAGCGGTTCGCGCTGCTGGACGACTTTCTGCTGCGCCGCCTCTCCCTGGGACCGGACGGCCCCGGTGCCGCGCCCGAGGTCGTCCGCGCCTGGCGGCTGCTGGCGCAGTCGCGTGGCACCGCGACGGTGGCGACGCTCGCCGAGGACATCGGCTGGAGCACGCGCCATCTGACCGCACGCTTCCGGCAGGAAACCGGTCTGACGCCCAAGACGGCCGCCCGCGTCATCCGCTTCGACCGGGCGCGGCGGTTGCTCGGTGCGGCGGCCCGCGCGGGCACTCCGCCGCCGCTGGCCCATCTGGCCGTGCGCTGCGGCTACTTCGACCAGGCCCACCTCGCGCGGGACTTCCGCTCGCTGGCCGGCTGCCCGCCCAGCCAATGGCTCGTCGAGGAGTTCCGAAACGTCCAAGCCCCCGGGGATGCCATCGAGGAATGCTGA